The following coding sequences are from one Venturia canescens isolate UGA chromosome 5, ASM1945775v1, whole genome shotgun sequence window:
- the LOC122410514 gene encoding uncharacterized protein gives MDLHYMERKADVLFKTLETLEKLCNKTTDDSLCSTVDSTLKPLLKKVSSSITAIYNFVGTGESRNKRGLINGLGTVIKAITGNLDQDDAEKIDKNIDDIITRQKTDEDMLKENVQILQSTLKLYNESTSEIIDKMDNLMHMIERIKNTVEGQFSTIKRKQMIDENINTFTTTVEAFTSDVNQLANFLTEIYKGTINPTVISPKQLADYLIEATPYIPKGLNFPTNVKSSEMTNLLKTAEITSYTAKLRFVLIIKFPLIENSILKVNKVYPLPTKINENQFQFIETTSKIIMVDNYKRMYITMSEEDLNKARKVDNIYYYKPKQSLQTMNGNTPCEIAFYLGNNPEKLLCNQRIVKLEKTLIIALEKEGRWLFVAPKPESVRIDCKNKSTTHEIIHNTGLLALDGECSATSINFQLLSLNELRQHEFITFIPLYNLTNTIGMVNANHPIFNYSVPSKIITNPLETNKLGERIEILQQKLKEEPNIWAHPYHIIGNYSLSAISMTLIIIIIIILTIFKAKHCQRVRLIQQTNDIELAPTFVARPKIIEELASRSTDDKIYITKARPKNKNNATQNASL, from the coding sequence ATGGATCTACACTATATGGAAAGAAAAGCAgacgttttattcaaaacacTAGAAACCCTGGAAAAATTATGCAACAAAACGACTGACGATTCACTATGCTCCACCGTAGACAGCACATTAAAACCGTTATTGAAGAAAGTCAGTTCCTCAATAACAGCGATATACAACTTCGTAGGCACAGGAGAAAGTAGAAACAAAAGAGGATTAATTAACGGTCTAGGAACAGTAATCAAAGCAATAACTGGGAATCTCGACCAAGATGACGCCgaaaaaatagacaaaaacATTGACGACATAATAACAAGACAAAAAACTGACGAAGATATGTTAAaggaaaatgtacaaattctACAATCTACACTAAAACTCTATAACGAATCTACTTCCGAAATAATAGACAAAATGGACAACTTAATGCATATGATAGAAAGAATTAAAAACACGGtagaaggtcaattttcaacaataaaaaggaaacaaatgaTAGACGAAAACATAAACACATTTACAACGACAGTCGAAGCTTTTACAAGCGACGTAAACCAACTAGCAAACTTTTTAACAGAAATTTACAAAGGAACAATAAATCCTACGGTAATTTCACCCAAGCAGTTGGCTGACTATCTAATAGAAGCAACTCCCTACATTCCTAAAGGATTAAACTTTCCAACGAACGTCAAGAGTAGCGAAATGACTAACTTACTGAAAACAGCAGAAATTACTAGCTACACAGCAAAACTACGATTTGTTCTAATCATAAAATTCCCtttaatcgaaaattcaattttgaaagtCAACAAAGTATACCCACTACCtacgaaaatcaatgaaaatcaattccaattcatagaaaccacatctaaaataataatggtTGACAACTACAAAAGAATGTACATAACAATGTCCGAAGAAGATTTAAACAAAGCCAGAAAAGTCGACAATATCTATTATTACAAACCGAAACAGTCACTACAAACAATGAACGGCAATACGCCATGCGAAATAGCGTtttatttaggaaataatcCCGAAAAACTATTATGTAATCAACGAATTGTAAAACTCGAgaaaacattaataatcgcACTGGAAAAAGAAGGTAGATGGCTATTCGTAGCCCCAAAACCCGAAAGCGTAAGAatagattgtaaaaataaatctacgacacacgaaataatccacaatacaggattactggctttggacggagaatgttccgccacatcaataaattttcaattgttatcTTTAAACGAACTACGACAACACGAATTTATAACATTTATACCACTATATAATCTAACAAATACGATTGGTATGGTAAACGCTAATCacccaattttcaattacagcgtaccatcaaaaataattactaatccactggaaacgaataaattaggcgaacgaattgaaattcttcagcaAAAACTAAAAGAAGAACCGAATATTTGGGCACATCCTTATCACATAATTGGAAATTACTCTCTAAGTGCCATTAGCATGACTCTGATCAtcataataattatcattttaacaatttttaaagctAAACATTGTCAAAGAGTTCGATTAATACAACAAACTAATGATATTGAACTAGCCCCGACTTTCGTGGCAAGACCAAAAATCATAGAAGAACTTGCATCTAGATCTACTgatgataaaatttacataaCTAAGGCACgcccaaaaaacaaaaataatgccaCACAAAACGCTTCATTATAA